The proteins below are encoded in one region of Gaiella occulta:
- the leuC gene encoding 3-isopropylmalate dehydratase large subunit — translation MGRTLFDKVWDRHVVRDAPGEPTLLYIDLHLVHEVTSPQAFEGLRLSGRKVRRPELTVATMDHNVPTLPGPITDTMAKAQLEALRANCEEFGIRLYGTGSGREGIVHVIGPELGLTQPGKTIVCGDSHTSTHGAFGALAFGIGTSEVEHVLATQTLDQRRPQTMLLEFVGALPPGLTAKDLILGAIGQVGVDGGVGHVVEYAGEAIAALTMEQRMTICNMTIEWGARAGMIAPDETTFAYLEGRPFAPAGADWERAVEDWRSLASDEDAVYDAHVRVDVRDLAPQVTWGTNPGMVVPVTGTVPDPSSLRNPDDRTAAERALEYMGLRPGQAIADIRVDRVFIGSCTNSRIEDLRAAAAVVAGRKVDPRVTALVVPGSAQVRRQAEEEGLDRIFLDAGFEWRLAGCSMCLGMNPDILAPGERCASTSNRNFEGRQGRGGRTHLVSPQMAAAAALHGRFVDVRELDAAGAPA, via the coding sequence ATGGGCCGAACGCTCTTCGACAAGGTCTGGGACCGGCACGTCGTACGCGACGCGCCGGGCGAGCCGACCCTGCTCTACATCGACCTCCACCTCGTCCACGAGGTCACCTCGCCCCAGGCCTTCGAGGGCCTCCGGCTCTCGGGCCGCAAGGTACGGCGCCCGGAGCTGACGGTCGCGACCATGGACCACAACGTCCCGACGCTGCCGGGTCCGATCACCGACACGATGGCGAAGGCCCAGCTGGAGGCGTTGCGCGCGAACTGCGAGGAGTTCGGCATCCGCCTCTACGGCACCGGCTCGGGCCGCGAGGGAATCGTCCACGTGATCGGGCCGGAGCTCGGCCTCACGCAGCCCGGCAAGACGATCGTCTGCGGCGACAGCCACACCTCGACGCACGGCGCCTTCGGCGCGCTCGCATTCGGCATCGGCACCTCCGAGGTCGAGCACGTGCTGGCGACCCAGACCCTCGACCAGCGCCGTCCGCAGACGATGCTGCTCGAGTTCGTCGGGGCTCTGCCGCCGGGCCTCACGGCCAAGGACCTCATTCTCGGCGCGATCGGCCAGGTCGGCGTCGACGGCGGCGTCGGCCACGTCGTCGAGTACGCGGGGGAGGCGATCGCGGCGCTGACGATGGAGCAGCGCATGACGATCTGCAACATGACGATCGAGTGGGGGGCGCGCGCCGGCATGATCGCACCCGACGAGACGACGTTCGCCTACCTCGAGGGACGACCGTTCGCGCCGGCGGGGGCCGATTGGGAGCGCGCCGTCGAGGACTGGCGCTCCCTCGCCTCCGACGAGGACGCCGTCTACGACGCCCACGTACGGGTCGACGTCCGCGACCTCGCGCCACAGGTGACCTGGGGGACGAATCCGGGCATGGTCGTGCCGGTGACGGGGACGGTTCCCGACCCGTCCTCGCTGCGCAACCCCGACGATCGAACGGCGGCCGAGCGGGCGCTCGAATACATGGGGCTGCGCCCCGGCCAGGCGATCGCGGACATCCGCGTCGACCGCGTCTTCATCGGCTCGTGCACGAACTCGCGCATCGAGGACCTGCGCGCCGCCGCCGCGGTGGTGGCGGGTCGCAAGGTCGACCCGCGCGTGACGGCGCTCGTCGTGCCCGGCTCGGCGCAGGTGCGCCGGCAGGCCGAGGAGGAGGGGCTCGACCGGATCTTCCTCGACGCCGGCTTCGAGTGGCGCCTCGCCGGCTGCTCGATGTGCCTGGGCATGAACCCCGACATCCTCGCGCCGGGCGAGCGCTGCGCCTCGACCTCGAACCGCAACTTCGAGGGGCGCCAGGGCCGCGGCGGGCGCACACACCTCGTCAGCCCGCAGATGGCGGCGGCGGCGGCGCTGCACGGCCGCTTCGTCGACGTGCGCGAGCTCGACGCCGCGGGGGCGCCGGCATGA
- the thrC gene encoding threonine synthase: MPAVSLACRNCAAEYPTTATGTCATCFGPLDPVYDWEQLRATVSRERIEAGPASIWRYADLLPVSAPEDARLAPGMTPLTPAPRLAAQLGIAELWLKLDTANPTHSFKDRVVAVAARKAQELGFETLSCSSTGNLAGAVAARAAAEGLEAAVFVPADLEPEKLAAAAVYGPRIYAVDGTYDHCSRLSVELSFELPWGFVNVNLRSYYAEGSKTLAYEIAEQLGWETPDAVVIPIASGALYHKVGQGFDELRRLGLVGGTTPRLFGGQAEGCRPVATAFASGSRVTPVRPDSIARSLAIGNPADGDFAVATARATGGAIYAVPEEAIGENMALLAGTTGVFGETATGVTLGALRAAVEAGELGPGSRVVLLVTGDGLKTPGPVAHTYEPVAIEADADAFLDDVLAVS, encoded by the coding sequence ATGCCCGCCGTTTCCCTCGCCTGTCGTAACTGCGCGGCCGAGTACCCGACCACGGCCACCGGCACGTGCGCGACGTGCTTCGGCCCCCTCGATCCCGTGTACGACTGGGAGCAGCTACGCGCCACCGTCTCCCGCGAGCGCATCGAGGCCGGCCCCGCGTCGATCTGGCGCTACGCCGACCTGCTGCCCGTCTCCGCTCCCGAGGACGCCCGCCTTGCGCCCGGCATGACGCCGCTCACCCCGGCGCCGCGCCTCGCCGCCCAGCTCGGCATCGCCGAGCTGTGGTTGAAGCTCGACACGGCGAACCCGACGCACTCGTTCAAGGACCGCGTCGTCGCCGTGGCGGCGCGCAAGGCGCAGGAGCTCGGCTTCGAGACGCTCTCCTGCTCGTCCACCGGCAACCTCGCGGGCGCCGTCGCCGCCCGGGCCGCGGCCGAGGGGCTCGAGGCGGCGGTGTTCGTGCCGGCCGACCTCGAGCCCGAGAAGCTCGCCGCCGCCGCCGTGTACGGCCCTCGCATCTACGCCGTCGACGGCACGTACGACCACTGCTCGCGGTTGTCCGTCGAGCTCTCGTTCGAGCTGCCGTGGGGCTTCGTCAACGTCAACCTGCGCTCGTACTACGCCGAGGGCTCGAAGACGCTCGCCTACGAGATCGCCGAGCAGCTCGGCTGGGAGACGCCGGACGCGGTCGTGATCCCGATCGCCTCGGGCGCGCTCTACCACAAGGTCGGCCAGGGCTTCGACGAGCTGCGCCGCCTCGGCCTCGTGGGCGGCACGACGCCACGCCTGTTCGGCGGCCAGGCCGAGGGCTGCCGCCCCGTCGCCACGGCCTTCGCGAGCGGCTCCCGGGTGACCCCGGTGCGGCCCGACTCGATCGCCCGCTCCCTCGCGATCGGCAACCCGGCCGACGGGGACTTCGCCGTCGCGACGGCACGCGCGACCGGGGGCGCGATCTACGCGGTGCCGGAAGAGGCGATCGGCGAGAACATGGCGCTGCTTGCCGGGACGACCGGCGTCTTCGGCGAGACAGCGACCGGTGTCACCCTGGGCGCGCTGCGGGCCGCGGTCGAGGCGGGCGAGCTCGGCCCGGGCTCGCGCGTCGTCCTGCTCGTCACGGGCGACGGCCTCAAGACCCCCGGGCCCGTGGCACACACCTACGAGCCGGTCGCGATCGAGGCGGATGCCGACGCCTTCCTCGACGACGTCCTCGCCGTCTCCTGA